A single genomic interval of Sebastes umbrosus isolate fSebUmb1 chromosome 11, fSebUmb1.pri, whole genome shotgun sequence harbors:
- the LOC119497523 gene encoding zinc fingers and homeoboxes protein 2-like, whose translation MSSRRKSSTPLMIRPEQTMVELDDDAEDDMETTTENHTAEGPVEMDLSTEAEPSVASDPPAAPDKPATEPPDLSKPQRRQQGGYECKYCPFSTQNLNTFKEHVDANHPNVILNPLYLCAVCNFNTKKFDTLTEHNERCHPGESNFKFKRIKMNNQTILEQTIEGCSNNAVIYNTSGAICGKGDELGTVPLSKPTTVKIGKPKIMSLDNKRTDLTKKPITAVNVNGTVIIPESTLLKAEGLSHIMPSLQRPLNYTQVPKIAVPLNTTKYNPSLDDNLTLISSFNKFPYPTQAELSWLTAASKHPEEQIKVWFTTQRLKQGISWSPEEVEEARKKMFNGTISSVPHTFTVVTPQLSSQTSNMSAAAASKAMQSAASVLQHLPCQLLGQTSLVLTPVANGTTVTCAPLALTVATQVAQSLKRPLASPMIATESKRPSIIQTISAPLVTSKLASPKVLSFTVDPNKTAEQLSVLRSSYTQCPFPEEDEIYRLIETTGLSRGEIKKWFSEQRLLNLKGVPPPPVLVKAEVTPAPKDSPVKKAVPSQFPLLERVKGKSSEQLKALEESFQRSGTPTEAELDQLAQETRLSKTEVDCWFSERRALRDNMEKALLSMSSKNTEERAERLGALLNGASHREQGGKPLRSSPHPPVLSSSSSSSSSSSSPPVLAASSPHPPNLSSSASPPILTSSSSSSPHPPVLSASTSPAPITGRSLSLLREMFCRTQWPSPEEYSQLEVQTSLGRTDIVRWFKDHRSALKNGETLDWMESFQNQNVVEEQGAGQEQKVGQEQNGQSSEKTKSVSLEVEPVKAAGAVEEEEAGENTAAATEHSELSDQDKVQWLTDRLAHSVTDLSRTRPDQTSSGTADKGRWVKVTVAVGEESEAGLERQRLATDTEVLTLEQPGRVTG comes from the exons ATGTCCAGTCGACGGAAGTCCTCCACTCCCTTAATGATCCGACCGGAGCAGACCATGGTGGAGCTGGATGATGACGCAGAGGACGACATGGAG ACAACAACGGAGAACCATACCGCGGAGGGGCCCGTGGAAATGGATCTCTCAACAGAGGCAGAGCCTTCCGTGGCCTCGGACCCTCCCGCGGCTCCAGACAAACCAGCCACCGAGCCGCCGGACCTGTCCAAGCCTCAGCGTCGACAGCAGGGGGGCTACGAGTGTAAATACTGCCCCTTCTCCACACAGAACCTCAACACGTTCAAAGAGCACGTCGACGCCAACCACCCCAACGTCATCCTCAACCCCCTGTACCTGTGCGCCGTCTGTAACTTCAACACAAAGAAGTTCGACACCCTGACGGAACACAACGAGAGGTGTCACCCGGGGGAGAGCAACTTTAAATTCAAACGCATCAAAATGAACAATCAGACAATCTTAGAACAGACGATAGAGGGCTGCAGTAACAACGCAGTCATTTACAACACTTCCGGTGCCATTTGTGGCAAAGGGGACGAACTGGGCACTGTGCCACTCAGCAAACCCACCACGGTCAAGATCGGGAAACCAAAAATAATGTCGTTGGATAATAAACGGACAGATTTGACCAAGAAACCGATCACGGCGGTCAACGTGAACGGGACGGTCATCATCCCTGAGTCGACTCTACTCAAAGCAGAAGGCCTTTCTCACATCATGCCTTCCCTACAGCGGCCTCTAAACTATACTCAG GTGCCGAAGATCGCAGTGCCCCTCAACACAACCAAATACAACCCTTCGCTGGACGACAACCTGACGCTCATCTCATCCTTCAACAAGTTCCCCTACCCGACGCAGGCCGAGCTCTCCTGGCTCACCGCCGCCTCCAAACATCCAGAGGAGCAAATCAAAGTGTGGTTCACCACACAGAGGCTCAAACAGGGCATCAGCTGGTCGCCTGAGGAG GTGGAAGAAGCCAGGAAGAAAATGTTCAACGGCACCATCTCCTCTGTGCCTCACACCTTCACCGTTGTAACTCCTCAGCTCAGCTCCCAAACATCCAACATGTCTGCCGCTGCAGCCTCCAAAGCCATGCAGTCGGCAGCCTCTGTCCTGCAGCACCTCCCCTGTCAGCTCCTGGGACAGACCAGCCTGGTGCTGACTCCCGTAGCCAACGGCACCACTGTCACATGTGCACCGCTGGCCCTCACCGTGGCTACCCAG GTGGCGCAGTCGCTCAAACGACCCCTGGCCTCCCCGATGATCGCCACGGAGAGTAAACGACCCTCCATCATTCAAACCATCTCGGCGCCATTGGTCACGTCCAAGCTGGCGTCACCCAAAGTTCTGAGTTTTACAGTCGACCCCAACAAAACAGCGGAGCAGCTATCGGTACTGAGGTCCAGCTACACACAGTGTCCTTTCCCCGAGGAAGATGAG atctacaggctgatagagacCACTGGGCTGTCCAGAGGAGAGATAAAGAAGTGGTTCAGTGAACAAAGGCTCCTTAATCTCAAAG gcgttcctcctcctccggtgCTGGTGAAAGCAGAGGTGACACCAGCACCCAAAGACAGTCCAGTAAAGAAAGCGGTCCCCAGCCAGTTTCCTCTGCTGGAGAGGGTGAAGGGGAAGTCATCGGAACAGCTGAAGGCGCTGGAGGAGAGTTTTCAGAGAAGCGGCACACCGACCGAGGCAGAGCTAG ACCAGCTGGCCCAGGAGACCAGGCTGTCCAAGACGGAGGTGGACTGCTGGTTTTCAGAGCGCCGGGCACTGAGGGACAACATGGAGAAGGCTTTACTGTCCATGTCCTCGAAGAACACGGAGGAGAGAGCGGAGCGTCTGGGAGCGCTGCTGAACGGGGCGTCGCATCGAGAGCAGGGCGGGAAACCTCTACGCTCCTCTCCTCATCcacctgtcctctcctcttcctcctcctcctcttcctcctcatcctcccctcctGTGCTCGCAGCCTCCTCCCCTCATCCACCAAACCTCTCCTCCTCGGCGTCACCTCCCATCCtcacttcatcctcctcctcttctcctcatcctcccgtCCTGTCGGCCTCCACGAGCCCGGCTCCCATCACCGGCCGCTCCCTCAGCCTGCTCCGAGAG ATGTTCTGTCGGACTCAGTGGCCGTCTCCTGAGGAGTACAGCCAGCTGGAGGTCCAGACAAGCCTCGGACGCACCGACATTGTCCGCTGGTTCAAGGACCACCGCTCGGCGCTGAAGAACGGCGAAACTCTGGACTGGATGGAAAGTTTCCAAAACCAAAACGTGGTGGAGGAACAGGGAGCTGGCCAGGAACAGAAAGTGGGCCAGGAACAGAACGGCCAGAGCTCTGAGAAAACCAAGAGTGTTTCCTTGGAAGTCGAGCCTGTGAAAG CCGCTGGtgcagtggaggaggaggaggctggtgAGAACACAGCAGCTGCTACAGAGCACTCAGAGCTGTCCGACCAAGACAAAGTCCAGTGGTTGACTGACAGATTAGCCCACAGTGTGACGGACCTGAGCCGGACCAGACCGGACCAGACCAGCTCTGGCACTGCTGACAAAGGGAG GTGGGTAAAGGTGACTGTAGCCGTCGGGGAGGAGAGCGAAGCAGGATTGGAGAGACAGAGGCTGGCAACAGACACTGAAGTTCTGACCTTGGAGCAACCCGGGAGGGTCACTGGTTGA